A region of Eschrichtius robustus isolate mEscRob2 chromosome 19, mEscRob2.pri, whole genome shotgun sequence DNA encodes the following proteins:
- the LIN37 gene encoding protein lin-37 homolog isoform X1: MFPVKVKVEKSELEMAKARNQLDAVLQCLLEKSHMDRERLDEEAGKTPSDTHNKDCSITASGKRPSARFPHQRRKKRREMDEGLAEGGPQRSNSYVIKLFDRSVDLAQFSENTPLYPICRAWMRNSPTVRERERSPSSPLPPLPEDEEGSEVTNSKSRDVYKLPPPTAPGPPGDACRSRIPSPLQPETQGTPDDEPSEPEPSPSALIYRNMQRWKRIRQRWKEASHRNQLRYSESMKILREMYERQ; encoded by the exons AGTTGGAGATGGCCAAGGCCCGGAACCAACTGGATGCTGTTCTGCAGTGTCTGCTGGAGAAGAGTCACATGGACAG GGAGCGTCTGGATGAGGAAGCTGGGAAGACCCCCTCAGACACCCACAACAA GGATTGCTCCATCACGGCCAGCGGCAAACG gCCATCTGCCCGATTCCCCCATCAgcggaggaagaagaggagggagatGGATGAGGGGCTGGCCGAGGGAGGGCCACAGCGATCCA ACTCGTACGTGATCAAGCTGTTTGACCGGAGCGTGGACTTGGCTCAGTTCAGTGAGAACACACCGCTCTACCCGATCTGCCGAGCCTGGATGCGCAACAGCCCCACAGTGCGCGAGCGTGAACGCTCACCCAGTTCACCGCTGCCCCCACTGCCTGAGGATGAGGAG GGTTCAGAGGTCACCAACAGCAAGAGTCGTGATGTGTATAAGCTGCCTCCACCCACAGCTCCCGGACCACCCGGAGATGCCTGTAGATCCCGAATTCCATCCCCACTGCAGCCTGAGACCCAGGGTACCCCTGATGATGAG CCCTCTGAGCCTGAGCCCTCACCCTCCGCACTCATCTACCGAAACATGCAGCGCTGGAAACGCATCCGCCAGAG GTGGAAGGAGGCATCCCATCGGAACCAGCTTCGTTACTCAGAAAGCATGAAGATCCTACGGGAGATGTACGAGCGACAGTGA
- the LIN37 gene encoding protein lin-37 homolog isoform X2, which yields MFPVKVKVEKSELEMAKARNQLDAVLQCLLEKSHMDRPSARFPHQRRKKRREMDEGLAEGGPQRSNSYVIKLFDRSVDLAQFSENTPLYPICRAWMRNSPTVRERERSPSSPLPPLPEDEEGSEVTNSKSRDVYKLPPPTAPGPPGDACRSRIPSPLQPETQGTPDDEPSEPEPSPSALIYRNMQRWKRIRQRWKEASHRNQLRYSESMKILREMYERQ from the exons AGTTGGAGATGGCCAAGGCCCGGAACCAACTGGATGCTGTTCTGCAGTGTCTGCTGGAGAAGAGTCACATGGACAG gCCATCTGCCCGATTCCCCCATCAgcggaggaagaagaggagggagatGGATGAGGGGCTGGCCGAGGGAGGGCCACAGCGATCCA ACTCGTACGTGATCAAGCTGTTTGACCGGAGCGTGGACTTGGCTCAGTTCAGTGAGAACACACCGCTCTACCCGATCTGCCGAGCCTGGATGCGCAACAGCCCCACAGTGCGCGAGCGTGAACGCTCACCCAGTTCACCGCTGCCCCCACTGCCTGAGGATGAGGAG GGTTCAGAGGTCACCAACAGCAAGAGTCGTGATGTGTATAAGCTGCCTCCACCCACAGCTCCCGGACCACCCGGAGATGCCTGTAGATCCCGAATTCCATCCCCACTGCAGCCTGAGACCCAGGGTACCCCTGATGATGAG CCCTCTGAGCCTGAGCCCTCACCCTCCGCACTCATCTACCGAAACATGCAGCGCTGGAAACGCATCCGCCAGAG GTGGAAGGAGGCATCCCATCGGAACCAGCTTCGTTACTCAGAAAGCATGAAGATCCTACGGGAGATGTACGAGCGACAGTGA
- the HSPB6 gene encoding heat shock protein beta-6 isoform X1, protein MEIPVPVQPSWLRRASAPLPGLSAPGRLFDQRFGEGLLEAELAALCPAALAPYYLRAPSVALPTAQVSTDPGHFSVLLDVKHFSPEEIAVKVVGDHVEVHARHEERPVSPLAGAGPEQDEHGYIAREFHRRYRLPPGVDPASVTSALSPEGVLSIQAAPAPAQAPLPSPPAAAAK, encoded by the exons ATGGAGATCCCGGTGCCTGTGCAGCCGTCTTGGCTGCGCCGCGCCTCGGCCCCGTTGCCCGGGCTTTCGGCACCCGGGCGCCTCTTCGACCAGCGCTTCGGCGAGGGGCTGCTGGAGGCCGAGCTGGCTGCTCTCTGCCCCGCCGCGCTGGCCCCCTACTACTTGCGCGCACCCAGCGTGGCGCTGCCTACCGCCCAG GTATCGACCGACCCCGGGCATTTCTCGGTGCTGCTGGATGTGAAGCACTTCTCACCCGAGGAAATCGCCGTCAAGGTGGTTGGCGACCACGTGGAGGTGCACGCGCGCCACGAGGAGCGCCCGGTGAGCCcgctggcgggggcggggccagaACAA GATGAGCACGGATACATCGCGCGCGAGTTTCACCGCCGCTACCGCTTGCCGCCTGGCGTGGACCCTGCGTCCGTGACGTCCGCGCTGTCCCCTGAGGGCGTCCTTTCCATCCAGGCCGCACCTGCTCCGGCCCAGGCTCCGCTGCCGTCGCCGCCGGCGGCTGCCGCCAAGTAG
- the HSPB6 gene encoding heat shock protein beta-6 isoform X2 produces the protein MEIPVPVQPSWLRRASAPLPGLSAPGRLFDQRFGEGLLEAELAALCPAALAPYYLRAPSVALPTAQVSTDPGHFSVLLDVKHFSPEEIAVKVVGDHVEVHARHEERPDEHGYIAREFHRRYRLPPGVDPASVTSALSPEGVLSIQAAPAPAQAPLPSPPAAAAK, from the exons ATGGAGATCCCGGTGCCTGTGCAGCCGTCTTGGCTGCGCCGCGCCTCGGCCCCGTTGCCCGGGCTTTCGGCACCCGGGCGCCTCTTCGACCAGCGCTTCGGCGAGGGGCTGCTGGAGGCCGAGCTGGCTGCTCTCTGCCCCGCCGCGCTGGCCCCCTACTACTTGCGCGCACCCAGCGTGGCGCTGCCTACCGCCCAG GTATCGACCGACCCCGGGCATTTCTCGGTGCTGCTGGATGTGAAGCACTTCTCACCCGAGGAAATCGCCGTCAAGGTGGTTGGCGACCACGTGGAGGTGCACGCGCGCCACGAGGAGCGCCCG GATGAGCACGGATACATCGCGCGCGAGTTTCACCGCCGCTACCGCTTGCCGCCTGGCGTGGACCCTGCGTCCGTGACGTCCGCGCTGTCCCCTGAGGGCGTCCTTTCCATCCAGGCCGCACCTGCTCCGGCCCAGGCTCCGCTGCCGTCGCCGCCGGCGGCTGCCGCCAAGTAG